Part of the Candidatus Hydrogenedentota bacterium genome is shown below.
CGATTGCAGGACATCCACTTGTCGAAGAACATCGTGCAGCGCTGGTTGGGATTGGCCACGGTCCATTTGCAGACCGCCTCCGGAAGCGCGACGCCTGAACTGAGCATTGAGGGCATTATCGAAGCCGATGAACTGCGCGACTATCTCTACTCCCGGATGCGCGGCGGGAGAGATGAGACCGCGAACGATGAAGGCGACTCCAAGCCTTCGCCCGTGACCGATGATGAAGCCCTGTCGCTCCTTCATGAGATTCGCGATTTGCTGCGTAGCATGGCAGCCAACAGGGGGCGGATATGAACAGGCCGTCGCTGGTTCGACGCGGTTTGGACTCCGGAATCTGGAGTATTTTGACGGGATTGCTGCGTGTGCCTTCGGAGCCGCCAGCGCTTCCAACACGGCCAGGAGAAACACTGGAGACCTTCCATCCCGCACCCGGCTATTTGCGCTATAGCCTGCTTGGATTGCGCATTGTCTGTGCCGCCTTGCTCCTGGTAGCGAGCATTGGAAGTCTGGCGCTCGCCGCCGATGAACCCGAGGCCGGTGTGGTTGTCGGGCTGCTGGCGCTGTTCCTGATTGTGTTCATCTATTCCGTCGGCTACGTGTTCACCTACGTCGAATATTGCACGACCTGGTACGTGATGACAGGACGCAGTGTCCGGCTGCGTACCGGGGTATGGATTGTTCGCGAGACCACGATAACGTTCGAGAACGTTCAGAACGTCTCGGTCAACCAGGGGCCGTTGCAGCGCCTTTTCGGGATTGCGGATGTGCGTTTGGATACGGCGGGCGGAGGCGGCGCAACGGCAACGGCGGGCTCGCAGGGCGAGAATCCTTTCGCGGCAAACATGCACCAAGGAGTCATTCGCGGTGTAGAGAATGCGCAAGAGATTCGTGACCTCATCGTCAAGCGGATGAAGAAATCGCGTTCGGCGGGTCTGGGTGATGATCGTCACGATAAGGTGCATCGCGCTTGGTCACCGCAACACGTCGATGCCTTGCGCGAGATTCGCGAGGCGATTCGCGAACTCGCGCCATAGCCGAACTGACGGTCAATCCGCTATCGAATTCGCTCTCCCTTCCTGGGCGCATTCCAGGGTGTCGGCCAGGGGAAAGTAAACGGCGTGTCTATTCGTGCCCGAAGAATCGTAATCGCCCCTCCCTCTGCGGCGATGCGTGGTTGCGGCCCGGTGCGCATGACTGTGCCGGGCTCAACACCAGGATCTGCTTCATCCAGGTCGGCCCGCTGAACGAAGATGCTGCGGTCGCCGAGTCGAAACCGCGCGCAAGCATAGGGCTGCGCGGCGCGAATCAGGCGGTCGATCTCGCACGCCTTCCAGTGCCACTCGAAAGTCAATTGGTCATCGGACAGCCAACCCGCATACGAAACGTCAGCGTCGGACCGGGGTACTGGCTGTGCCTGGTCCAACGATTTCACTATCCCCGCAATCTTCTCTTCCGTCAGTTGGCATGCTTTGCGAATCAGGTCGAGTCCCGTATCACGATGGTCTACCGCATGGCGAAACTGCGCGAGCAGGGGTCCGGTATCGATGCCTTCATCCATACGATGGATGCTGATACCGGTCTCGGCATCGCCGGAAAGCAGCACATGTGCTGTGGGATTCGGTCCGCGATGGCGTGGAAGCAACGAAGGGTGAATGTTGATACAGCCGTTGCGAGGAGCGCGTAAGATAGCGGGCTTCAGAATGCGATCCAGACCGCACGAGACGAGCAGGTCAATATCGAGTCGCGCAAGATCGGCGGCATTGCCTTCGTCCATGCTATCGAGCCAGACGATAGGGATGCGCATCGATGAAGATGAGTGAAAAGCCTCGCAGGCACGCATACGAAGACGCCGCGCGTATCCCACCCGCCGGCCGTTCCACACCAACGCCGCAACCGTGTGAGAACGTGTCGCCAGACCCCGCATCGCCGCATCTGCTAACGGGCCTTGCCCTGCAATCGCGATTCGCATCGGGCCGGCGTGCTCTCCCTAATGAATGAAGCCATCGCGCGGCCCCGTGCGAACACGGCCGTCGATGGCTTCACGTAGTGGATTAGCTCTGCTCTGGGTTCTGATAGCCAAAGAACAGCCAGAGAATCCAATTGAGAATAGACCAAAGAAAGATCATCGTGTCTCCGGTGTTCCGGCGGATGACGGCGGCCTGGCGCGGAAAGCGGGAAACGGGAATAGCGTTGCGAGTCTTCACGTGATATACCTCCTGAAGGTTTGTGCCATGCACGGACCAATTCCACAGTGTCTGTCTTGAGTAGCCAAAGAGTTACCGAGACAATCCAATAAGACAAGCATCAACAAATACGGTCGTCTGTTCCAGGGCTTGAGAGGCGGCGGCGCTCAAGCACGTCAGGACACTATCCGGAGCAAAGCGATTCGCGGTTTAACAAGTCAACTCCTTTATACCGAGAATGACTTGAGTGATGCCCATACCCAATGACCGCAATGACTTCCGCTGGATAGTCTCGTTTCGGCTCCGGCGAATTCTTGACCAGGATCGCCACCGACTCTTGCAGCGCGCACAATGTGTCAAAAACGCGACTGAGTTGTCAACCCGCTGGACGGGAAGGCATACCATTTCCTTATATTGCACGAGGCGGTTTGACGCGTTTCCGCGTGAGGTTTCAACAACCGCGCGTGGGCAGATTGAGTGCAACGTCCGGCCACATATATGTGAGGGCCAACGTTCGAGGGGCGAATCATGCCTGCGCTACGAATCCTGAACCTGATTGCTGTGGGGCAGCCGCCCTCGGCTGTCGCTCAAGACCCTTGAATCGTCAACCTGCGGGTGTCTTCGCTACGAATCCCGAACCCGATTACTGTGGAGCAGCCGCCGCCGGCTGCCGCTCAAGACCCTTGAATCGACAACCTGCGAGGAGCTTCGCTATGAATTCCGAGCGAATAACCGCAGGAGCGCGGGTTTCAGTGGTAGAAACAAAAGCTAAGGGGACAGCTTCCTCTCTTAAGTGCCGTAGGCACGGCAGACTCCAGCCTGGGGTGAGATTCGCGTCACCGACGCGAATCGAAACCCCAGGTACCGATCCCCCTCCCAACGTGAGCCCTGTAAGAGCGAAAGCAATTTGCAGGGTCCGCTTCTCAGGAGCCCGATTGCTGTGGGGCAGCCGCCTGAGGTTGCCACTCAAGACCCTTGAATCGTCAAGTTAACATGGGTTTATACCCTTGCCCCGTCAAATTGCAGGGGGGAGGCCCCCCCGCCCAGAAGCGGGACACGGCCTGGCAAACGGCGTTACGCGGCACGTGATCGTCATGGCCCATTTCAGCATCATCCGAGTCATGGATAGTACGCATTTGCCATGTAGCACTTCGCGAAACGCTCGCGAAACGCTTGGGATGACTCTCGCGACGAGAAACGTGTATCATTACCCGATTCTGTGAACCAGGGGAAGCACTTGACACAATGAGCACTGTTCGAGTTCGTATTGCGCCTTCGCCGTCGGGGTTCTTGCACATCGGCACGGCGAAGGTCGCTTTGTTTAATTGGCTATACGCGCGCCAGACGGGCGGCACGTTCATTTTGCGTCTTGAAGACACGGACGCAGAGCGAAGCAGCGAAGAGTACGCCGAGGCCATGTGTGAGGGATTCCGTTGGCTGGGTATCGATTGGGACGAGGGTCCCGAGTTCGCCGGGCAACCGGAGAAGGGTACGTTCGGACCCTA
Proteins encoded:
- a CDS encoding PH domain-containing protein, with the protein product MLFYYFLTSLLSGPLFPIVFLPLLFRYETLRYTFDEDGISARWGFLFRREINLTYRRLQDIHLSKNIVQRWLGLATVHLQTASGSATPELSIEGIIEADELRDYLYSRMRGGRDETANDEGDSKPSPVTDDEALSLLHEIRDLLRSMAANRGRI
- a CDS encoding PH domain-containing protein, with product MNRPSLVRRGLDSGIWSILTGLLRVPSEPPALPTRPGETLETFHPAPGYLRYSLLGLRIVCAALLLVASIGSLALAADEPEAGVVVGLLALFLIVFIYSVGYVFTYVEYCTTWYVMTGRSVRLRTGVWIVRETTITFENVQNVSVNQGPLQRLFGIADVRLDTAGGGGATATAGSQGENPFAANMHQGVIRGVENAQEIRDLIVKRMKKSRSAGLGDDRHDKVHRAWSPQHVDALREIREAIRELAP